The Candidatus Poribacteria bacterium genome segment CGCTGAGCAGTTGCGCGACACGACTATGCGACAAGATGAACGTATCTTGCTTAGGGTAACGCTTGAAGATGCTGTTGAAGCCGACCACACCTTTACCCTCCTCATGGGGGATACTGTTGAACCTCGTCGCGAATTCATAGAACGCTACGGCACTCAGGTGAATCTTGATCTGTACGGTGCCTAAAGGAGGACATAACTTAAAAGTGGTAGGTTATAAGTTAAGAGGTTATAAGAAAGCGCACTAGCGATAAAATTCACTTCTTAACTTACCACTTATAACTTAGAACTTATAACTTAAAAAATATATGGAAAACATCCAAGAACGCAACATAGAAAATGAACTGAAAACGTCGTACCTTACCTACGCGATGAGTGTCAATACCAATCGCGCGATACCTGATGTACGTGACGGTCTCAAACCAAGCACACGTCGGATTATCTATGCTATGGGTGAGATAAATCTCACCGCGAACCGGCCCTACGACAAATGTGCCGCTGTCGTTGGGGAGGTGATGAAGAACTTTCATCCACATGGCGACGGCCCGATTTACGGCACTCTTGTCGGTATGGCGCAACCGTTTAATATGCGCTACCTGCTCATAGATGGGCAAGGGAACTTCGGTAGTATCGACGATGATCCGCCTGGCGCGATGCGCTACACGGAATGTCGGCTTACCGCGATTGCCGAGGAGATGCTCACTGATATTGAAAAACAGGTTGTTGATTTTCAACCGAATTACAAGGAATCCCTCGAAGAACCGACAGTCCTTCCGGGGCTCCTCCCGAACTTGCTTGTCAATGGCACGACAGGTATCGGTGTTGGTTACCTCACCCGTATACCACC includes the following:
- a CDS encoding DNA gyrase subunit A; amino-acid sequence: MENIQERNIENELKTSYLTYAMSVNTNRAIPDVRDGLKPSTRRIIYAMGEINLTANRPYDKCAAVVGEVMKNFHPHGDGPIYGTLVGMAQPFNMRYLLIDGQGNFGSIDDDPPGAMRYTECRLTAIAEEMLTDIEKQVVDFQPNYKESLEEPTVLPGLLPNLLVNGTTGIGVGYLTRIPP